One genomic window of Terriglobales bacterium includes the following:
- a CDS encoding ABC transporter permease, whose protein sequence is MSSRIVHIASNTFREAVRDRVLYNLIAFAVLITGTSVLVGQISIDIEKLVVMNLGLTAVSLFGLVIAIFIGIGLVSKEIDKRTLYTILARPVRRWEFILGKFWGLVGTLVVNTFFMAIAIFAALLYVAHHFEKTDAYLLVALYFIVLEFVVITALALLFSSFSSPLLSAIFAFALYVIGTFAEDLRGFAAVSHGLTRWVATAAAYVVPNFASLNVISSVAHAQPVAGSLVLYNSLYAMLYAAAALCGAMLIFEYRDLK, encoded by the coding sequence ATGAGCAGCCGTATCGTGCACATCGCGTCCAATACTTTTCGCGAGGCGGTCCGCGATCGCGTGCTCTACAACCTGATTGCGTTCGCGGTTCTCATCACGGGTACTTCGGTCCTGGTAGGACAGATCTCCATAGACATCGAAAAGCTCGTGGTTATGAACCTTGGCCTCACCGCGGTTTCACTCTTTGGCTTGGTCATCGCCATCTTCATCGGAATCGGACTGGTCTCAAAGGAAATTGACAAGCGCACTTTGTACACCATCCTGGCCCGGCCAGTGCGCCGATGGGAATTCATTCTCGGCAAATTCTGGGGCCTGGTGGGAACGTTAGTAGTGAACACGTTCTTCATGGCGATCGCAATTTTCGCGGCCTTGCTCTATGTTGCGCATCATTTTGAAAAAACTGACGCGTATCTGCTGGTCGCCTTGTACTTCATCGTTCTGGAGTTCGTCGTAATAACTGCTCTAGCGCTGCTATTCTCGTCGTTTTCGTCGCCCTTGCTCTCAGCCATTTTTGCTTTTGCTCTCTACGTCATCGGAACTTTCGCCGAAGACCTGCGTGGATTTGCCGCGGTGAGTCATGGCCTCACTCGCTGGGTAGCAACCGCTGCCGCCTATGTTGTTCCCAACTTTGCCTCCCTCAATGTGATTTCAAGCGTCGCCCATGCCCAGCCGGTCGCGGGCTCACTGGTGCTCTACAACTCGTTGTACGCCATGCTTTACGCGGCTGCGGCGCTCTGCGGCGCCATGTTGATCTTCGAATATCGTGATTTGAAATGA
- a CDS encoding outer membrane lipoprotein carrier protein LolA, with translation MSFPWALIILLIAPAFNPVAAKQQPSSSVLPPIHEIAKAVDQHYNQLRTLVAEFTEIYQGNGMSREESGTLWLKKPGKMRWEYRQPRQKLFISDAKTAWFYVPGERQARKLPVKKLEDLRSPIGYLLGKTKLEREFAGLSLAPDVSPIHSEDLVLRGVPKFMEGVSQVLLEVTPDRKINRIVVDLEDGSTTEYRLGEQKENIVVGDQQFRFSLPPDVEVIQGDLGENAD, from the coding sequence ATGAGCTTCCCTTGGGCATTGATCATTCTGCTCATCGCCCCTGCTTTCAACCCAGTAGCAGCGAAGCAACAACCATCCTCTTCGGTGTTGCCCCCGATCCACGAGATTGCCAAGGCAGTAGACCAGCACTACAACCAGCTTCGAACCTTAGTCGCAGAGTTTACTGAGATTTATCAGGGCAACGGCATGTCCCGGGAAGAATCCGGCACATTGTGGCTGAAGAAGCCCGGCAAGATGCGTTGGGAGTACCGCCAGCCCAGGCAGAAACTGTTCATTTCTGACGCAAAAACTGCCTGGTTTTACGTTCCTGGAGAGAGACAGGCCCGTAAGCTGCCAGTGAAGAAACTGGAAGACTTGCGATCGCCTATCGGTTACCTGCTAGGCAAAACAAAGCTGGAAAGGGAGTTCGCTGGGCTTTCGCTGGCGCCGGATGTCTCCCCGATTCACTCGGAAGATTTGGTGCTTCGCGGCGTTCCCAAGTTTATGGAGGGCGTAAGCCAGGTGCTGCTGGAAGTTACTCCCGACCGGAAAATCAACCGGATCGTGGTGGACCTGGAAGATGGTTCGACTACGGAGTATCGCTTGGGCGAGCAAAAGGAAAACATTGTCGTCGGAGATCAGCAGTTTCGTTTTTCGCTTCCACCGGATGTAGAAGTCATTCAGGGCGACCTGGGAGAAAATGCAGATTAG
- a CDS encoding type II secretion system F family protein yields the protein MSEFLIKMADERGHLLQQVETGYSESEVRDRYAQQGYLVYWVKPRGILAGGDVSLFQRRKIKLEQFVIFNQQFVTLIKAGLPILNSLDLLIRRQRNGYFKTLLENVRDRVKSGELLSNSFAAQAVFPKLYTTTLLAGEKSGNLEEVLNRYIAFQRLTISFRKKLKASLVYPTLLVVMVVSMLSFLVTYVVPRFGELYQSVDAQLPAMTMFMVALGTGARKYLFLFIGSAIVLAVLLWRWKNSERGADQIDRFLLHVPIAGAVLLKYQVANFARILATLLTGGLPLVPALETAGESVGSKHIANGIVEAARRVREGLPLARSLEERKIFPDLAVEMIEVGESTGALPAMLASVAEFYEEDVQAGLTAAMSLIEPVILIFMGTIVAFVLISLYLPIFTLGAGGFH from the coding sequence ATGTCGGAATTCCTTATCAAAATGGCCGATGAACGCGGCCATTTGCTGCAGCAAGTCGAGACCGGGTACTCCGAGTCCGAGGTCCGTGACCGCTACGCCCAACAGGGCTACCTGGTGTACTGGGTCAAGCCCCGCGGAATCCTGGCGGGCGGAGACGTGTCGTTGTTTCAACGACGCAAGATCAAGCTCGAACAGTTCGTCATTTTTAACCAGCAATTTGTGACCTTGATCAAGGCTGGATTGCCCATCTTGAACTCTCTGGATCTGCTGATACGACGGCAGCGAAACGGCTACTTTAAAACGCTCCTGGAGAACGTGCGCGATCGTGTGAAGAGCGGTGAATTACTCTCCAATTCCTTCGCTGCTCAGGCAGTTTTTCCGAAGCTCTATACCACCACGTTGCTGGCAGGTGAAAAGAGCGGAAATTTGGAAGAAGTTCTGAACCGCTACATTGCTTTTCAGCGGCTGACCATTTCGTTTCGCAAGAAGTTGAAAGCATCACTCGTCTACCCGACATTGCTTGTGGTCATGGTAGTGAGCATGCTGAGCTTCCTGGTCACATATGTGGTGCCTCGCTTCGGTGAGCTCTACCAGAGCGTAGATGCTCAACTGCCGGCCATGACCATGTTCATGGTGGCTTTGGGAACGGGCGCAAGAAAATATTTGTTTCTCTTTATAGGATCGGCCATTGTGCTGGCCGTCCTGCTTTGGCGGTGGAAAAACTCCGAGCGCGGTGCGGACCAGATTGACAGGTTTCTGCTGCATGTCCCCATTGCAGGAGCAGTCTTATTGAAATATCAGGTCGCGAACTTCGCGCGTATTCTGGCCACTTTGCTCACCGGTGGCTTGCCACTCGTTCCAGCCCTTGAAACTGCCGGCGAGTCGGTTGGCAGCAAGCATATCGCCAATGGCATTGTAGAGGCGGCCCGGCGGGTCCGCGAAGGTCTTCCGCTGGCGCGCAGCCTGGAAGAACGGAAGATATTTCCCGATCTGGCCGTCGAAATGATCGAGGTGGGCGAATCCACTGGAGCATTGCCTGCCATGCTTGCCTCAGTAGCCGAGTTCTACGAAGAAGATGTGCAGGCGGGGTTGACGGCAGCGATGTCGCTTATTGAGCCGGTCATCTTGATCTTTATGGGAACAATCGTCGCTTTTGTATTGATTTCATTGTATTTGCCCATTTTCACACTGGGAGCAGGGGGTTTTCACTGA
- a CDS encoding GspE/PulE family protein — translation MAEKPLFTNGGNGGRLATDIQGSEETRARDVARRYRCEYVDLRDFQLHHDLFKKIPVDLMFRYNFIPLDETAEGRLAIAIADPSQLMMIDEISLLLDKRIITKVATLSQINDILKKTEQSQRVLEEASEGFALDVIREDESGDETISIERLTAEGDISPIIRLVDTTIFTALQRRASDIHVETRDDSVVIKYRIDGVLQQAMNPIAREHHTTIISRIKVMSELDIAERRVPQDGRFRVKYNGRQIDFRVSIMPSIHGEDAVLRVLDKESMSEKFKTLVLDVVGFSEDDLKKFRRYIKEPYGMVLVTGPTGSGKTTTLYAAVNEIKTDEDKIITIEDPVEYQIRGITQIPVNEKKGLTFARGLRSILRHDPDKIMVGEIRDTETAQIAIQSALTGHLVFTTVHANNVVDVIGRFLNMGVEAYNFVSALNCILAQRLVRLICDSCRKEVRYSDDELEGSGLNPQEWRGVIFYEGEGCIECSGTGFRGRTAIHELLDLSDRIREMILAKKPSSEIRRAAREEGMRFLRESALDKVRSGLSTLKEINKVTFIETTR, via the coding sequence ATGGCAGAAAAACCACTATTCACAAATGGAGGTAACGGCGGGCGCCTTGCCACCGACATCCAAGGCAGCGAGGAGACTCGGGCGCGCGATGTGGCGCGTCGTTATCGTTGTGAGTACGTGGACTTGCGCGATTTCCAGTTGCACCATGATCTCTTTAAGAAAATCCCTGTCGACCTGATGTTCCGCTACAACTTCATCCCCTTGGACGAAACTGCCGAGGGGCGGTTGGCTATTGCCATCGCCGATCCCAGCCAGCTGATGATGATTGATGAGATCAGCTTGCTGTTGGACAAACGAATCATTACCAAGGTAGCCACGCTCTCCCAGATCAATGACATTCTGAAAAAGACGGAGCAGTCTCAGCGTGTCCTGGAAGAGGCCAGTGAAGGCTTTGCGCTCGACGTTATTCGCGAGGACGAGAGCGGCGACGAAACTATATCCATTGAGCGGCTAACTGCCGAGGGCGACATTAGCCCCATCATCCGGCTGGTGGACACCACTATCTTCACGGCGTTGCAACGGCGTGCCAGCGATATCCACGTCGAAACCCGCGATGACTCGGTAGTGATCAAGTACCGCATTGATGGTGTACTGCAACAAGCCATGAACCCCATCGCCAGAGAACACCACACCACTATCATCTCGCGGATCAAGGTCATGAGCGAGTTGGACATCGCCGAGCGTCGCGTGCCCCAGGACGGCCGTTTTCGCGTGAAATACAACGGACGGCAGATTGACTTCCGGGTTTCCATCATGCCTTCCATACACGGTGAAGATGCCGTGTTGCGCGTGCTGGACAAAGAGTCCATGAGCGAGAAGTTCAAGACCCTGGTGCTCGACGTGGTGGGCTTTAGTGAGGACGACCTGAAGAAGTTTCGCCGTTACATCAAAGAACCGTACGGCATGGTGCTGGTCACCGGACCGACCGGCAGCGGCAAGACAACCACCCTCTATGCGGCCGTGAACGAAATCAAGACCGACGAAGACAAGATCATCACCATTGAAGATCCGGTGGAATATCAAATCCGCGGCATCACTCAGATTCCGGTAAACGAGAAGAAAGGCCTGACCTTCGCCCGCGGGCTGCGCTCGATTTTGCGCCACGACCCGGACAAGATCATGGTGGGCGAAATCCGCGACACAGAAACTGCGCAGATCGCCATCCAATCAGCGCTTACCGGCCACCTCGTGTTTACCACGGTACACGCCAACAATGTTGTGGACGTAATCGGCCGATTTTTGAACATGGGTGTAGAGGCCTACAACTTCGTTTCGGCGCTGAATTGCATTTTGGCGCAGCGGCTAGTGCGTCTGATCTGCGACAGTTGTCGAAAAGAAGTCCGCTACTCAGACGATGAACTGGAAGGCAGTGGCCTGAACCCGCAAGAGTGGCGGGGCGTGATTTTCTACGAAGGCGAGGGCTGCATCGAGTGCTCCGGCACCGGCTTCCGCGGCCGCACTGCCATCCACGAACTGCTGGACCTGAGTGACCGTATCCGTGAAATGATTTTGGCCAAGAAGCCTTCCTCAGAAATCCGCCGAGCAGCCCGTGAGGAGGGCATGCGCTTCTTACGTGAATCGGCCCTCGACAAAGTACGGTCCGGCCTCAGCACGCTGAAGGAGATCAATAAAGTCACGTTTATCGAGACCACACGCTGA
- a CDS encoding PilN domain-containing protein produces MRIDINLSSQPYEDARRFFRQWVLILTAASLLTAALVFGALVRLKEWRVEQRRIHDLQAQIAQGNGEIARAEAFLNQGENRDTRDKSQLLNELIARKAFSWTQVFSDLERLMPPRLHVLSIHPELTAQNELELRLVVAGESRERALALLRKMEQSPRFRQPQILQESSGEGHTPGDNVEFAISALYVPQVRTLLHSSPEASAMNGKPREDWGGGL; encoded by the coding sequence ATGCGAATTGACATAAATCTTTCGAGTCAGCCCTACGAAGACGCGCGACGGTTCTTCCGTCAATGGGTATTGATTCTTACGGCGGCTTCGTTGCTCACCGCAGCGTTGGTGTTTGGGGCCCTGGTGCGACTGAAGGAATGGCGCGTCGAACAGCGCCGTATTCACGACCTGCAGGCGCAGATTGCCCAGGGCAACGGCGAAATTGCGCGCGCCGAAGCCTTCCTCAACCAAGGTGAGAACCGTGACACACGTGACAAGTCCCAGCTTTTAAACGAGTTGATTGCACGCAAGGCTTTCTCCTGGACGCAGGTATTTTCTGACTTGGAACGGCTTATGCCGCCCCGTCTACACGTGCTTTCCATTCATCCGGAACTTACCGCGCAAAATGAGCTGGAGCTCAGACTGGTGGTTGCTGGCGAATCGAGGGAAAGGGCTTTGGCGCTTCTGCGGAAAATGGAACAATCCCCACGTTTTCGCCAGCCCCAGATTCTGCAGGAGAGCAGTGGTGAGGGGCACACCCCGGGCGACAATGTGGAGTTCGCCATCAGTGCGCTTTACGTCCCCCAGGTGCGAACGTTATTGCATTCCTCCCCGGAGGCATCGGCAATGAACGGCAAGCCAAGGGAGGATTGGGGAGGCGGCCTGTGA
- a CDS encoding iron-sulfur cluster assembly accessory protein — protein sequence MATTTIPNVTPKAAPLSLTPNAIKKVKEIMAQQNPVPAGLRVGVVGGGCSGFSYSMSFENSPGMMDKVYNFDDLKVFVDATSLMYLNGCSVDYLETLEGAGFKFENPNVKSTCGCGSSFNV from the coding sequence ATGGCGACCACAACGATCCCGAACGTTACCCCAAAGGCAGCGCCGCTGAGCCTGACCCCTAATGCCATCAAGAAAGTTAAAGAGATCATGGCCCAGCAGAACCCCGTACCTGCGGGTTTGCGCGTGGGAGTGGTGGGAGGGGGATGCTCCGGTTTCTCCTACTCAATGTCGTTCGAGAACAGTCCGGGAATGATGGACAAGGTTTACAACTTTGACGATCTGAAGGTCTTCGTGGATGCGACCTCGCTTATGTACCTGAATGGCTGCTCGGTTGATTACCTCGAAACGCTTGAGGGTGCAGGCTTCAAATTCGAAAATCCCAACGTGAAGAGCACCTGCGGCTGCGGATCTTCTTTCAACGTGTAG
- a CDS encoding PilZ domain-containing protein translates to MLVSDDDRTLDYSTQRRFPRYPVDRPLYAVLNWPDTPTMTVSGRCHVIGEGGVGAVMSQQFRLGEVVYLQLKDGLRVYAAVRSQRGFAHGFEFVLLRDAQRHSIRQLCGSASS, encoded by the coding sequence ATGCTCGTATCTGACGACGATCGAACGCTCGACTACTCGACTCAGCGCCGTTTTCCAAGGTATCCAGTGGATCGCCCACTCTATGCCGTGCTGAATTGGCCCGATACTCCCACCATGACTGTCTCCGGACGATGCCATGTGATTGGCGAAGGCGGCGTCGGCGCCGTCATGTCCCAGCAGTTCCGCCTGGGTGAGGTCGTCTATCTTCAACTTAAGGACGGGCTACGCGTGTATGCCGCGGTCCGCAGCCAAAGAGGATTCGCCCACGGCTTCGAATTCGTGCTGTTGCGCGACGCGCAGCGCCATTCCATCCGGCAACTATGCGGCTCTGCTTCTTCTTAG
- a CDS encoding sigma-70 family RNA polymerase sigma factor, which yields MAKFGNTDPNCNAGAAKKGKAEMLSIDSRDRNSSSASPPKLSYTELSDLPDEPLVASMLSGQDEALGVIYDRYFRLVFAVCWKIVRNKEEAEDIMQNVFLEFYKSAAKYDRTRGPVKVWLLQIAYHRSLTKRQHLHAKMFAESTLENVIADESRLQNSGTRAAHCLTNDESSHLVDQALKSLDDAQRETICLAFFEGLSLKEIARITNQSFGNVRHHYYRGLKKLRSLIVPKNTSQSQKLVLEGTLDAKP from the coding sequence ATGGCCAAGTTCGGAAATACTGACCCAAACTGTAACGCGGGTGCTGCCAAAAAGGGCAAGGCGGAAATGCTCTCTATTGACAGCCGGGATCGAAATTCGTCCTCAGCGAGCCCACCAAAACTGTCGTACACCGAACTGAGTGATCTCCCGGATGAGCCCCTGGTTGCTTCGATGCTGTCAGGACAAGATGAGGCCCTGGGAGTCATTTACGACCGTTACTTCCGCCTGGTCTTCGCGGTGTGCTGGAAGATCGTGCGCAACAAAGAAGAAGCAGAAGATATCATGCAAAACGTTTTCCTTGAATTTTATAAGTCTGCAGCCAAGTACGATCGCACTCGAGGCCCCGTCAAGGTCTGGCTGTTGCAAATTGCTTACCACCGCAGCCTGACGAAACGACAGCACCTTCACGCCAAAATGTTCGCGGAAAGCACCCTGGAAAATGTTATCGCGGATGAGAGCCGTTTACAGAACAGCGGAACGCGAGCCGCCCATTGCCTAACGAATGATGAGTCCAGTCATTTGGTTGATCAAGCGTTGAAGAGTCTCGATGACGCCCAGCGCGAAACAATCTGTTTGGCATTTTTTGAAGGCTTGTCATTAAAGGAAATAGCAAGAATAACCAATCAATCTTTTGGCAACGTAAGGCACCACTACTATAGAGGGCTTAAGAAGCTCAGGTCACTGATCGTGCCAAAAAACACCAGTCAATCACAGAAACTCGTTTTGGAGGGTACCCTCGATGCTAAACCATGA
- a CDS encoding TonB-dependent receptor produces the protein MQRWRTFHSLVCLLLLIVLPRPVMGQSERAVITGRVTDPSGAVIAGAEVIATEIGTNRSVSTITTKKGRYVLADLQPGRYRIVVVKDGFRQTVGTRISLRVQDNIAQNFELQVGSVAESVTVVATQENFQQSPAVGTVIDRGLVENIPLNGRTFQALIALVPGVVTAKADSNNPGQFSVNGQRTNANTISIDGVSANVAADTSIGLGQAAGGSLPSLTALGTTSNLVSVDALSEFKVQTSAFSPEFGHTPGGQISIVTRSGTNAYHGTAFEYFRNEALDANDWFSNHLGLHKAPLRQHDFGGVFGGHIVKDRTFFFASYEQLTLRLPQTKTSKVPSLASRAAASPELKPWLDAYPLPNGPDTINGESVFAANYADPSVVHAGSIRVDQTIPEHGSFFVRYNSAPSSSSRRRSAMSDVVDSIVDTQTLTGGYTWTLNATLGIDVRMNYSRVRGANTFAVDNFHGAKPPADSVIFPPFTSRAHALVEFIPFGANDLASGTLASNLQRQINLVANVNVIKREHQLKFGVDYRRLFPVSGPASYLQQAVFYNGTAGALTGIADSVEVDAFAANLSPRYLSLGLYAVDVWMPSPRFTLTYGLRWELEPPPTEASGKNPITLQGVDSPATIRVAPPNTPLYQTTYDNFAPRIGAAYHLSERKGTESILRGGFGLFYDLGNSSTAGGLTNLPYSASKFFDNVHFPLSLTDAAPPSLVNSGPPFGFVQASDPHLKLPRSYQWNVALEQAIGASQGITATYVGTVGRRLLRRELIIAPNPDFGFVAITRNAATSDYHALQLQFERRLVNGLQILSSYTWAHSIDLASEDSSNLAGVGALNPNIDRGSSSFDVRHAFNAAATYDIPAPHVSSAIHHILKGWSVAPTFTARSATPVNIVTGDPTGAGIIGVQIFGLQRPDVVPNVPFYVHDPQAPGGRRINSNAFALPPDTRQGTLGRNALRGLAMYQLDLGFARRFELTEKLALQFRGELFNIFNHPNFADVGFDTVNSSILYNGLSPSGGPLPNPFFGVPSQMLGRSLGSGGQEGGLNPLYQVGGPRSIQLALKLQF, from the coding sequence ATGCAGCGGTGGCGTACATTCCATTCGCTTGTCTGTCTTCTCTTGCTGATTGTGCTCCCGCGTCCCGTCATGGGGCAAAGCGAAAGGGCCGTGATAACGGGGCGTGTCACAGATCCGTCAGGCGCAGTCATAGCCGGCGCGGAGGTTATCGCCACGGAGATCGGAACCAATCGCTCTGTATCAACCATAACCACCAAAAAGGGCCGATATGTATTAGCGGACCTCCAGCCGGGGCGCTATCGAATCGTGGTGGTGAAGGACGGCTTCCGTCAGACGGTAGGCACAAGAATTTCATTGCGTGTGCAGGACAACATCGCGCAAAACTTTGAATTGCAGGTCGGCTCCGTAGCAGAATCGGTTACCGTTGTAGCCACGCAAGAGAATTTCCAGCAGTCCCCTGCTGTCGGAACGGTAATCGATCGCGGCCTGGTTGAAAATATTCCGCTCAACGGCCGAACGTTCCAGGCATTGATTGCTCTCGTCCCAGGTGTGGTGACAGCGAAAGCAGACAGTAATAATCCGGGGCAGTTCAGCGTAAACGGGCAGAGAACGAACGCCAATACCATTTCCATCGATGGAGTCAGCGCGAATGTGGCCGCCGATACTTCGATCGGGCTAGGTCAAGCCGCGGGAGGCTCATTGCCATCCCTCACGGCACTGGGCACGACAAGCAACCTGGTCTCGGTTGACGCTCTCTCGGAATTTAAGGTTCAAACATCGGCTTTCAGCCCGGAATTTGGTCATACCCCGGGCGGTCAAATTTCAATTGTCACGCGCTCTGGCACCAATGCGTATCACGGGACGGCGTTTGAATATTTTCGGAATGAAGCTCTCGATGCAAACGACTGGTTCAGCAACCATCTCGGTCTCCATAAGGCGCCTTTGCGGCAACACGATTTTGGAGGCGTTTTCGGCGGGCACATCGTAAAGGATCGGACCTTCTTTTTCGCTTCCTATGAACAATTGACCCTGCGGCTCCCGCAAACCAAGACCTCAAAGGTCCCTTCCCTGGCCTCGCGGGCCGCCGCGAGTCCTGAACTGAAGCCTTGGCTGGATGCCTATCCGCTCCCGAACGGACCCGATACGATCAATGGCGAAAGTGTTTTTGCCGCGAACTACGCCGATCCGTCGGTAGTTCACGCCGGAAGTATCCGAGTGGATCAAACAATCCCCGAGCATGGTTCTTTCTTCGTGCGCTACAACTCCGCGCCATCCAGCAGTTCCCGGCGCCGCTCTGCAATGAGTGATGTTGTGGACTCCATAGTGGATACGCAAACCCTCACCGGCGGCTATACCTGGACGCTGAACGCAACCCTCGGAATCGATGTGCGCATGAACTACAGCCGAGTTCGGGGAGCGAATACGTTCGCCGTAGACAATTTTCATGGCGCCAAGCCACCGGCAGACTCGGTCATTTTTCCGCCGTTCACTTCGAGAGCCCATGCCTTGGTGGAGTTCATCCCGTTTGGCGCCAACGACCTGGCATCTGGAACCCTCGCCAGCAACCTGCAAAGGCAGATCAATTTGGTCGCCAATGTGAACGTAATCAAGCGCGAGCACCAACTAAAGTTCGGCGTGGATTATCGGAGGCTTTTCCCTGTTTCTGGTCCCGCCAGTTACCTGCAGCAGGCAGTTTTTTACAACGGCACTGCGGGTGCCCTCACGGGAATCGCCGATTCCGTGGAAGTGGACGCTTTCGCGGCCAACCTTTCCCCGCGATATTTGAGTTTGGGTCTGTATGCGGTGGACGTTTGGATGCCCTCTCCTCGATTTACCCTGACATACGGTTTACGTTGGGAGCTCGAACCGCCCCCCACCGAGGCAAGCGGCAAAAATCCCATCACACTGCAGGGCGTGGATAGCCCAGCGACGATCCGCGTCGCGCCGCCCAACACCCCGCTCTACCAAACGACCTATGACAACTTTGCGCCAAGAATCGGAGCGGCCTATCACCTTTCCGAAAGAAAAGGAACGGAGTCCATCCTCAGAGGAGGCTTTGGTCTATTTTACGATCTCGGTAACTCCTCTACTGCGGGCGGTTTAACGAATCTGCCGTATTCCGCTTCCAAGTTCTTCGACAATGTTCATTTTCCGCTCAGTCTAACCGACGCAGCGCCACCTTCACTCGTGAATTCTGGCCCGCCGTTTGGATTCGTCCAGGCTTCGGACCCACACTTGAAATTACCCAGGTCATACCAGTGGAACGTCGCTCTGGAGCAGGCCATCGGAGCAAGTCAAGGTATCACGGCCACCTACGTAGGCACGGTGGGACGAAGACTTCTTCGCCGGGAGTTAATCATTGCACCGAACCCGGATTTCGGTTTCGTCGCTATCACGCGGAATGCCGCCACTTCCGACTACCATGCTTTGCAGCTTCAGTTCGAACGCCGGCTCGTAAATGGTCTGCAGATACTGTCGTCCTATACCTGGGCTCATTCGATTGATCTGGCTTCGGAGGATTCGTCAAATCTGGCTGGGGTAGGCGCTCTCAATCCGAACATTGATCGAGGTTCTTCCTCGTTTGATGTTCGGCACGCATTTAATGCTGCCGCCACTTATGACATTCCGGCTCCGCATGTCAGCTCGGCGATCCACCACATACTGAAAGGCTGGTCCGTAGCCCCAACATTTACTGCCAGGTCCGCGACACCGGTCAATATCGTTACTGGTGACCCCACCGGTGCCGGAATTATCGGAGTTCAGATTTTCGGATTGCAACGCCCGGATGTGGTCCCGAATGTTCCCTTTTATGTCCACGATCCGCAAGCTCCAGGCGGAAGAAGAATAAACAGCAACGCGTTTGCATTGCCTCCCGATACCAGGCAGGGAACCCTTGGCCGCAATGCGCTTCGTGGCTTGGCGATGTATCAGCTTGATCTTGGGTTCGCCCGGCGATTTGAGCTCACGGAAAAGCTGGCGCTGCAGTTCCGGGGTGAGCTTTTTAACATCTTCAACCATCCAAATTTCGCCGACGTCGGATTTGATACGGTGAATTCCAGCATTTTGTATAACGGTCTTTCCCCAAGTGGTGGACCCCTTCCAAATCCCTTCTTTGGTGTTCCATCTCAAATGCTCGGCCGAAGCTTGGGGAGCGGGGGCCAGGAAGGAGGTTTGAATCCGCTGTACCAGGTTGGAGGGCCGCGCTCCATCCAACTCGCTTTGAAATTGCAATTTTAG